ACCCGTTCAAAGACAACTAAAACAAGAGTTTGGATTTCGTACTACTGAATCAGGAACTCGCTCTACTTACGTAAAAAGTGGATATGAGGATGAATCACTAATGCTAACCGGAGACTTAAATTTAGCAGATGTAGAATGGGTAGTACAATACAGAATTGTAGATTCCTATAAGTACTTGTTTAAAGTCAGAGACGCAGAAAATGCGCTTCATGATATGTCTGAAGCGGCAATGAGAAAAGTAGTTGGCGACAGAACCGTAAATGAAGTATTAACAGTAGGCCGGCAGGAAGTAGCTACAACAGTAGAGATATTATTACAAAGAATGTGTGATGAATATGAAAACGGCATTCGAATTGATCAGGTTGTTTTGCAGGATGTGAATCCACCGGAACCGGTTAAGCCTTCATTTAATGCAGTAAACGAAGCTCAGCAGGAAAGAGAAACATTTATTAACAGAGCGCAATCAGAATATAACAGAGTTATACCACGAGCAAGAGGGGAAGCACAAGAGCTTATACAACTTGCTGAGGCTTATGCTCTAAACCGTGTCAACAGAGCT
This portion of the Chitinophagaceae bacterium genome encodes:
- the hflK gene encoding FtsH protease activity modulator HflK, which produces MSQQDQQVEYYTNLVKKHFLKILLVLVIIIALGTSVKTIDPEEEGVVLQFGKYNRTLLPGLNFILPFGIEQMYKIPVQRQLKQEFGFRTTESGTRSTYVKSGYEDESLMLTGDLNLADVEWVVQYRIVDSYKYLFKVRDAENALHDMSEAAMRKVVGDRTVNEVLTVGRQEVATTVEILLQRMCDEYENGIRIDQVVLQDVNPPEPVKPSFNAVNEAQQERETFINRAQSEYNRVIPRARGEAQELIQLAEAYALNRVNRATGEAERFSALFDAYMLAPEVTKKRMYLETMEAIMPKISNKIIMDERGTNLLPLLNLQNHNK